In Juglans regia cultivar Chandler chromosome 5, Walnut 2.0, whole genome shotgun sequence, the following are encoded in one genomic region:
- the LOC108989471 gene encoding uncharacterized protein LOC108989471 isoform X3, with protein MQAVKDKLQDMNAMRKAKAAANEEEKAEQDLAKARMEVAREVRLMELHVARAGEKAEREVSKHATKNPNAGCSVDSTDKGAMAI; from the exons ATGCAGGCTGTGAAGGACAAGCTGCAAGACATGAACGCTATGCGCAAGGCCAAGGCCGCAGCAAATGAAGAAGAGAAG GCTGAACAAGATTTAGCAAAAGCCAGAATGGAGGTTGCACGCGAGGTAAGACTGATGGAGTTGCATGTAGCCAGGGCTGGGGAGAAGGCGGAAAGGGAGGTATCCAAGCATGCCACCAAGAATCCAAATGCCGGCTGCAGTGTCGACTCGACGGACAAGGGTGCTATGGCAATTTGA
- the LOC108989471 gene encoding uncharacterized protein LOC108989471 isoform X1, whose product MPVIPPLLRSSCEQRLGECGKMQAVKDKLQDMNAMRKAKAAANEEEKAEQDLAKARMEVAREVRLMELHVARAGEKAEREVSKHATKNPNAGCSVDSTDKGAMAI is encoded by the exons ATGCCGGTGATTCCACCCCTTCTCCGCTCCA GTTGTGAACAAAGACTAGGAGAGTGTGGAAAAATGCAGGCTGTGAAGGACAAGCTGCAAGACATGAACGCTATGCGCAAGGCCAAGGCCGCAGCAAATGAAGAAGAGAAG GCTGAACAAGATTTAGCAAAAGCCAGAATGGAGGTTGCACGCGAGGTAAGACTGATGGAGTTGCATGTAGCCAGGGCTGGGGAGAAGGCGGAAAGGGAGGTATCCAAGCATGCCACCAAGAATCCAAATGCCGGCTGCAGTGTCGACTCGACGGACAAGGGTGCTATGGCAATTTGA
- the LOC108989465 gene encoding 3-hydroxyisobutyryl-CoA hydrolase 1-like, which yields MAPFTSTKPDEDQVLVEERSSARVLTLNRPRQLNALSFEMVSRLLELFIAYEEDSNVKLVIVKGKGRAFCAGGDVAAVVQDCNKGDWRLGANYFRKEFLLNYIMATYCKPQVSILNGIVMGGGAGASIHGRFRVATENSVFAMPETGLGLFPDVGASYFLSRLQGFFGEYVGLTGTRLDGAEMLACGLATHFVPSVRLSLLEEALHKLDSSDPAIVSATIDKYSQRPYLKEQSAYHRLDLIDRCFSRRTVEDILSALEREALNKNDDWISATIKSLKEASPTSLKISLRSIRQGRLQGVGQCLVREYRMVCHILQGNVSQDFFEGCRAILLDKDKNPKWKPSKLELVSEDMVDSYFSMLDDEDWEDLKFPARSNLPVSAIAKL from the exons ATGGCTCCATTCACTTCAACCAAACCCGACGAGGACCAG GTTCTGGTTGAAGAGAGGTCTTCTGCAAGAGTATTGACATTGAATAGACCTAGACAATTGAACGCCCTTTCATTTGAAATG gtTTCTCGGTTATTGGAACTTTTCATTGCctatgaagaggattcaaatGTCAAGTTGGTAATTGTGAAG GGAAAGGGGAGAGCATTTTGTGCTGGTGGTGATGTTGCAGCTGTGGTTCAGGATTGTAATAAAG GTGACTGGAGATTAGGTGCAAATTATTTTCGGAAGGAGTTCCTCTTAAATTACATCATGGCAACCTATTGTAAACCCCAG GTTTCAATTCTTAATGGAATTGTGATGGGAGGTGGAGCCGGAGCTTCAATTCACGGCAGATTCAGGGTTGCAACAGAGAATTCg GTCTTTGCAATGCCAGAAACAGGTTTGGGGCTCTTCCCAGATGTAGGTGCCTCTTATTTCTTGTCCAGACTCCAAGGATTCTTTG GAGAATATGTGGGTCTTACCGGCACTAGGTTGGATGGTGCTGAAATGCTTGCGTGTGGCCTTGCAACTCACTTTGTCCCCTCAGTG AGATTGTCTCTGTTGGAAGAGGCACTGCACAAGTTAGATTCAAGTGATCCAGCCATTGTTTCTGCAACCATTGACAAATACTCACAGCGACCTTATTTGAAAGAGCAAAGTGCATATCACAG ATTGGATCTAATTGATAGGTGCTTCTCTCGAAGAACAGTCGAAGATATTTTATCTGCCCTT GAGAGAGAGGCATTGAATAAGAATGATGATTGGATATCTGCGACAATTAAGTCACTGAAGGAAGCATCTCCAACGAGCCTTAAGATTTCTCTGAGATCG ATTAGACAAGGAAGGCTCCAGGGTGTTGGTCAATGCCTTGTTCGCGAGTATAGAATGGTTTGTCATATCCTACAAGGGAATGTCAGCCAGGATTTCTTTGAG GGCTGTAGAGCTATACTGCTGGACAAGGATAAGAACCCAAAG TGGAAGCCCTCTAAATTGGAGCTTGTTAGTGAGGATATGGTCGACTCATACTTCTCCATGTTGGATGATGAAGATTGGGAAGATTTGAAGTTCCCTGCAAGATCCAATTTGCCTGTATCTGCCATTGCAAAGCTTTAA
- the LOC108989471 gene encoding uncharacterized protein LOC108989471 isoform X2 yields the protein MIKCEKAGKPGCEQRLGECGKMQAVKDKLQDMNAMRKAKAAANEEEKAEQDLAKARMEVAREVRLMELHVARAGEKAEREVSKHATKNPNAGCSVDSTDKGAMAI from the exons ATGATAAAGTGTGAGAAGGCAGGGAAACCCG GTTGTGAACAAAGACTAGGAGAGTGTGGAAAAATGCAGGCTGTGAAGGACAAGCTGCAAGACATGAACGCTATGCGCAAGGCCAAGGCCGCAGCAAATGAAGAAGAGAAG GCTGAACAAGATTTAGCAAAAGCCAGAATGGAGGTTGCACGCGAGGTAAGACTGATGGAGTTGCATGTAGCCAGGGCTGGGGAGAAGGCGGAAAGGGAGGTATCCAAGCATGCCACCAAGAATCCAAATGCCGGCTGCAGTGTCGACTCGACGGACAAGGGTGCTATGGCAATTTGA
- the LOC108989442 gene encoding histone-lysine N-methyltransferase, H3 lysine-9 specific SUVH1-like codes for MEAGSGYNSVPPSTSFDKSRVLDVKPLRSLKPVFPSASETPPFVCGPPNGPFPSGFTPFYPFSVPKGSPMQMPMGPIPTPLRAFRSTQSPESSRAFDGDDGPSMEMDGSADGYFDGQKRGAPLRGSSSSQRKTPKNRDTKSSLSYAARKGSGTVFVGDISQVDRDDGNRELVNRVLMRFDALRRRLSQMEDAKELSNGIIKRADLKAGNLSMSKGIRTNMRRKIGAVSGVEIGDIFFFRIELCVVGLHAPSMSGIDYLIVRDALDQEPVAVSIVSSAEYGDVEDGDILIYSGQGGNFGKKDKQATDQKLERGNLALERSFRRGNEIRVVRGIKDAVNPSSKVYVYDGLYKIQESWTERKSGCNIFKYKFVRMPGQPVAFAAWKSIQKWKEGFSSRVGLILPDLTSGAENIPVSLVNDVDGEKGPAHFIYFPSLKYSKSFDLTQPSFGCNCRNACQPGDPDCSCIRKNEGDFPYTSNGVLVGRKPLIHECGPTCPCFPNCKNRVSQSGLKAHLEVFKTTDRGWGLRSWDPIRAGTFICEYAGEVIDKVKGKQGGEEVENDEYVFDTTRVYNSFKWNYEPGLLEEESSNDSEEEYKIPSPLVISAKNMGNVARFMNHSCSPNVFWQPVLYEHNNQSFLHIAFFAIRHIPPMTELTYDYGIARSNEAEGNSTLNRKKKCLCGSSNCHGYFG; via the coding sequence ATGGAAGCAGGGTCAGGTTACAACTCTGTTCCTCCTTCAACCTCTTTTGATAAGTCCAGAGTCTTGGATGTGAAGCCCCTGCGCAGTTTAAAACCAGTTTTCCCAAGTGCATCTGAAACTCCTCCCTTTGTATGCGGCCCACCTAATGGCCCTTTCCCTTCTGGATTTACGCCGTTTTACCCATTTAGTGTCCCAAAAGGATCTCCAATGCAGATGCCAATGGGTCCTATACCGACTCCTCTGCGAGCATTTCGAAGCACCCAATCACCAGAATCTTCGAGAGCATTTGATGGGGACGATGGGCCGTCAATGGAAATGGACGGGAGTGCAGATGGTTATTTTGATGGTCAAAAGCGTGGAGCTCCCTTGCGTGGCTCCAGCTCTTCACAGAGGAAGACACCGAAGAATCGGGATACTAAATCTTCCCTCTCCTATGCTGCCAGGAAAGGGTCAGGTACAGTTTTTGTTGGTGATATTAGTCAAGTTGATAGGGATGACGGTAACAGGGAATTGGTTAATCGTGTTCTTATGAGATTTGATGCACTTCGGAGAAGGCTCAGCCAAATGGAAGATGCCAAGGAACTGAGCAATGGGATTATCAAGCGAGCTGATTTAAAAGCTGGAAATCTTTCGATGAGCAAAGGGATCCGCACAAACATGAGGAGGAAGATTGGAGCTGTGTCTGGGGTTGAGATTGGGGACATCTTCTTTTTTCGTATAGAATTGTGTGTGGTGGGATTACATGCGCCGTCTATGAGTGGTATTGACTATCTTATTGTCAGGGATGCATTGGATCAAGAGCCAGTGGCTGTGAGCATTGTTTCGTCTGCAGAATATGGTGATGTGGAGGATGGGGATATTCTTATTTATAGTGGTCAGGGTGGGAATTTTGGTAAGAAAGACAAACAAGCAACTGATCAGAAGCTTGAAAGGGGTAATCTCGCTCTGGAGAGAAGCTTTCGGCGGGGCAATGAAATTAGAGTCGTCCGTGGTATCAAAGATGCTGTTAATCCATCATCAAAGGTCTATGTCTACGATGGGCTTTATAAAATTCAAGAGTCGTGGACTGAGAGGAAATCTGGTTGCAATATATTCAAGTACAAATTTGTGAGGATGCCGGGGCAGCCTGTTGCGTTTGCTGCTTGGAAATCAATTCAGAAGTGGAAGGAAGGATTCTCTTCAAGGGTTGGACTTATTCTTCCGGACCTCACGTCAGGAGCTGAAAATATACCTGTTTCACTTGTAAATGATGTGGATGGAGAGAAGGGCCCtgctcatttcatttattttccctcTCTCAAGTATTCGAAATCATTTGACTTAACACAGCCTTCTTTTGGATGCAACTGCCGTAATGCATGCCAACCAGGTGATCCCGACTGCTCTTGCATTAGGAAAAATGAAGGTGATTTTCCATATACTTCAAACGGGGTTCTTGTGGGCCGAAAGCCTTTGATACATGAATGTGGTCCCACATGCCCTTGCTTTCCTAACTGCAAAAACCGAGTTTCCCAGAGTGGTTTGAAAGCTCACTTGGAAGTTTTCAAAACAACAGATAGGGGCTGGGGCCTGCGGTCATGGGATCCTATTCGCGCTGGTACTTTTATATGCGAGTATGCAGGTGAAGTTATTGACAAAGTCAAGGGAAAGCAGGGTGGGGAGGAAGTTGAAAACGATGAGTATGTTTTTGATACAACCCGTGTTTATAACTCATTCAAGTGGAATTATGAACCTGGGCTATTGGAGGAGGAAAGTTCTAATGACTCTGAAGAGGAGTACAAAATTCCATCTCCCCTAGTCATAAGTGCTAAGAATATGGGAAATGTAGCACGATTTATGAACCATAGTTGCTCGCCAAATGTTTTTTGGCAGCCAGTTTTGTATGAACACAATAATCAATCCTTTCTTCATATTGCCTTTTTCGCAATTAGACATATCCCCCCTATGACAGAGTTGACTTATGATTATGGGATTGCTCGCTCTAATGAGGCTGAGGGCAACAGCACACTCAATCGGAAAAAGAAATGCTTATGTGGTTCATCAAACTGCCATGGTTATTTTGGTTAG